The following are from one region of the Pseudomonas putida genome:
- a CDS encoding outer membrane lipoprotein OprI, which translates to MRRYVLCGWASLLLIAVSGCTAWRAEEYDARLESAENNAATARLRADQVCYRIDLVEQTANEALRRATQAQDEVQQLRQQARRK; encoded by the coding sequence ATGCGACGTTATGTGCTTTGCGGGTGGGCAAGCCTGCTGCTGATTGCTGTTTCAGGCTGCACGGCGTGGCGCGCCGAGGAGTACGATGCGCGCCTGGAGTCAGCGGAGAACAACGCCGCCACTGCGAGGTTGCGCGCCGATCAAGTGTGTTACCGCATCGATCTGGTCGAGCAGACTGCCAACGAGGCGCTACGGCGGGCAACCCAGGCCCAGGACGAGGTGCAGCAACTGCGCCAGCAGGCCAGACGCAAGTAG
- a CDS encoding BON domain-containing protein encodes MNDLDLRDLVLEELEFKPDINAASIGVTVQDGVVTLSGHVSSYAQKVSAERTVKAMKGVRGLAEEIEVRLNKLEGTADDTIASRALNIIAWSSDANVEGIKVTVQKGTVTLEGQLDWQYQKEVIEQAVWRLSGVVGVHNRITLKARADAVDIKRHIEDALKRSAEIQAEGIRVTVNGGVVKLEGKVHLLREREVVERAAWSVPGVSKVEDYLLIA; translated from the coding sequence ATGAACGACCTTGACTTGCGAGACCTTGTGCTCGAAGAGCTGGAATTCAAACCCGATATCAACGCCGCCAGCATCGGTGTGACGGTGCAGGATGGTGTAGTCACCCTCTCCGGGCACGTCAGCAGCTACGCCCAGAAAGTCAGTGCCGAACGCACGGTCAAGGCCATGAAAGGCGTGCGCGGCCTGGCCGAGGAAATAGAGGTACGCCTGAACAAACTCGAAGGTACCGCTGACGACACCATTGCCAGCCGTGCCCTGAACATCATCGCCTGGAGCTCGGACGCCAACGTGGAAGGCATCAAGGTCACCGTGCAGAAAGGGACGGTGACCCTGGAAGGCCAACTCGATTGGCAATACCAGAAGGAGGTGATCGAACAGGCGGTCTGGCGCCTGTCGGGCGTGGTCGGCGTGCACAACCGCATCACCCTGAAAGCCCGGGCCGACGCGGTCGATATCAAGCGCCACATCGAAGACGCACTCAAGCGCAGCGCCGAAATCCAGGCCGAAGGCATCCGCGTCACGGTCAACGGTGGCGTGGTCAAGCTGGAAGGCAAGGTCCACTTGCTGCGTGAGCGAGAAGTGGTCGAGCGTGCGGCCTGGTCGGTGCCGGGCGTCAGCAAGGTCGAAGATTATCTGTTGATCGCCTAG
- the ftsH gene encoding ATP-dependent zinc metalloprotease FtsH, whose protein sequence is MNKDQPWKFYFLAVGLAVLAAVQFGLFNQPAVQAIPYSQFLQLLDQQKVSDLHIEHDRIIGRLQEPIDGHSVFSTVRVDPALSEQLGRSGVAFSGVPENSTVATVVGALMPLLMMLVLWYFLFHGLGQKQGLGGLMGVGKSRARVYVEHDIQVTFADVAGIDDVKGELTEIVSFLKNKEWYARLGAHVPKGTLLVGPPGTGKTLVAKAIAGEAAVPFFSISGSEFVEMFVGVGAARVRDLFDQARQAAPCIIFIDELDALGKMRGVGSFGGNDEKEQTLNQLLAELDGFDPREGVVLLAATNRPEVLDPALLRAGRFDRQILIDRPDRKGRLAILKVHLHKIIYKNDLDCERIAEITPGLTGADLANLVNEAAIVATRRSSQWVELQDFTAAVERLVAGVERKGSVLRSDERMVVAYHEMGHALAASSLPAMDPVHKVSIIPRAAGSLGYTLQRPTDDRYLISTQMLRDRLVVLMAGRAAEHLAFGQVSTGAADDLGRATDIARQLVTRFGMSPALGQAVLERQQAGYLGDSVLRQERKDYSEQTAREIDLAVRGLLEEAYGQARALLEQRRNDLDAGARLLLAKETITPEEFPALQPQANEPATYVLVDVTK, encoded by the coding sequence ATGAACAAGGATCAGCCTTGGAAGTTCTACTTCCTGGCAGTCGGCCTGGCGGTGCTCGCTGCCGTACAGTTCGGCCTGTTCAACCAGCCAGCCGTGCAAGCCATCCCTTACAGCCAGTTCTTGCAATTGCTCGATCAGCAGAAGGTCAGCGACCTGCATATCGAGCACGACCGTATCATCGGCAGGCTGCAGGAACCGATCGATGGTCATTCGGTGTTCTCCACCGTGCGCGTCGACCCGGCACTGAGCGAGCAGTTGGGGCGCTCTGGGGTGGCGTTCTCTGGCGTACCCGAGAACAGCACAGTAGCGACCGTGGTGGGCGCGTTGATGCCGCTGCTGATGATGCTGGTGCTGTGGTACTTCCTGTTTCATGGCCTGGGACAGAAACAAGGGCTGGGCGGGTTGATGGGGGTGGGCAAGTCACGCGCGCGGGTCTATGTCGAACATGACATCCAGGTGACCTTCGCCGACGTGGCCGGTATCGACGACGTCAAGGGCGAGCTGACCGAGATCGTATCCTTCCTGAAAAACAAGGAGTGGTATGCGCGCCTTGGCGCCCATGTGCCCAAGGGCACGTTGCTGGTAGGCCCACCCGGCACCGGCAAGACCCTGGTCGCCAAGGCCATCGCCGGGGAAGCGGCGGTGCCTTTCTTTTCGATCTCCGGCTCGGAGTTCGTGGAGATGTTCGTGGGCGTGGGCGCCGCACGGGTGCGTGACCTCTTCGACCAGGCCCGCCAGGCCGCACCTTGCATCATTTTCATCGACGAACTGGATGCCCTGGGCAAGATGCGCGGCGTCGGCAGCTTTGGCGGCAATGACGAGAAAGAACAAACCCTCAATCAGTTGCTCGCCGAACTCGACGGTTTCGACCCACGTGAAGGCGTGGTGCTGTTAGCCGCGACCAATCGCCCGGAGGTGCTGGACCCGGCGCTGCTGCGTGCCGGGCGCTTCGACCGGCAGATCCTCATCGACCGGCCCGACCGCAAGGGCCGCCTGGCGATCCTGAAAGTCCACCTGCACAAGATCATCTACAAGAACGACCTGGACTGCGAGCGGATTGCCGAGATCACCCCGGGCCTGACCGGCGCCGACCTGGCCAACCTGGTCAACGAGGCGGCCATCGTTGCCACCCGGCGGTCCAGCCAGTGGGTCGAGTTGCAGGATTTCACCGCTGCGGTCGAACGCCTGGTGGCAGGCGTCGAGCGCAAAGGCAGCGTGTTGCGCAGCGACGAGCGCATGGTGGTGGCGTACCACGAAATGGGCCATGCCCTGGCCGCCAGCAGCCTGCCGGCAATGGACCCGGTACACAAGGTGTCGATCATTCCCCGCGCTGCGGGTTCACTAGGTTACACCCTGCAACGGCCGACCGACGACCGCTACCTGATCAGCACCCAGATGCTGCGCGACCGCCTGGTCGTGCTGATGGCCGGGCGCGCCGCCGAACACCTTGCGTTCGGCCAGGTCTCCACGGGTGCCGCCGACGACCTCGGGCGCGCCACCGACATCGCCCGCCAGCTGGTCACCCGCTTCGGCATGAGCCCGGCGCTGGGCCAGGCGGTGCTGGAGCGCCAGCAAGCCGGCTATCTGGGCGATTCGGTGTTGCGCCAGGAGCGCAAGGACTACTCGGAGCAAACTGCGCGCGAGATCGACCTCGCTGTCCGCGGCTTGCTCGAAGAAGCCTATGGCCAGGCGCGGGCTTTGCTGGAGCAGCGCCGCAACGACCTGGACGCAGGCGCGCGTCTGTTGCTGGCCAAGGAGACCATCACCCCCGAAGAATTCCCGGCCTTGCAACCGCAGGCCAATGAGCCCGCCACCTATGTGTTGGTCGATGTCACCAAATGA
- a CDS encoding potassium channel family protein, with product MLSVTLINMLVVILVVIIHYECLLRLNDWLPQLKVWSRFRIVAGVFGALLAHALEVWCFALAYYLMAHAPGWGTLSGNFDGSLLDCVYFSFTTYTTIGFGDIAPTGHLKYLTGLQALTGLVLITWTASFLFLEMQKYWKAK from the coding sequence ATGCTCTCTGTGACACTGATCAACATGCTGGTGGTGATCCTGGTGGTGATCATTCACTACGAATGCCTGCTGCGCCTGAATGACTGGCTACCACAGCTCAAGGTCTGGAGCCGTTTTCGCATCGTGGCGGGTGTATTCGGCGCACTGCTGGCGCACGCCCTGGAGGTGTGGTGCTTTGCCCTGGCCTATTACCTGATGGCGCATGCCCCAGGCTGGGGCACGCTCAGCGGCAATTTCGACGGGAGTTTGCTGGACTGCGTGTATTTTTCCTTCACCACCTATACCACGATAGGCTTCGGCGATATCGCGCCGACCGGCCATCTGAAATACCTCACCGGCCTGCAGGCCTTGACGGGCCTGGTGCTGATCACCTGGACCGCCTCATTCCTGTTCCTCGAAATGCAGAAGTACTGGAAGGCCAAGTAA
- a CDS encoding phosphoketolase family protein: MSDFPSAEELESLDAYWRAANYLTVGQIYLQGNALLTRPLTLADVKPRLLGHWGTSPGLNLIYTHLNRLIRQYSLNVLFVTGPGHGGPALVAQAYLDGTYTELNPSVERNAFGMARLFQQFSWPYGIGSHVGPHVPGSIHEGGELGYSLAHAYGAALDNPQLIVACVIGDGEAETGPLAASWHCNKFLNPARDGAVLPILHLNGYKIANPSVLSMISEEELTSLMYGYGYDPYFVEGEEPMDVHRALARTLEVIYEKISQIQRLARHAEDPQAIDRPLWPVLILRTPKGWTGPRYVDGQRVEGTWRSHQLPLADLGKPPHLMQLQQWLESYRPHELFDAQGTLLPELAALTPTGRRRMSANPHANGGLLLQALDLPHYADYCVPMAGPGQVRAEATRVLGGYVRDVMKNSLASQNFRLFGPDETASNRLDAVFEVTDKVWLDAQASDDGHLSAQGRVMEILSEHICEGWLEGYLLTGRHGLFSCYEAFIHIVDSMINQHAKWLKTAAEVPWRKPIASLNILLTSHVWRQDHNGFSHQDPGLLDLLANKKANLARIYLPPDANCLLSVAEHCLRSRGYINVIVAGKQMEWQWLDSEAAAVHCQSGIGRWGWACHDDEIPEVVLACAGDVPTLEVLAAVTLLQEHAPDVRVRVVNVVDLMALQLSQQHPHGLSDSDFNGLFTEDRPVIFAFHGYPALIHRLIYKRANPQRFHVRGFREEGATTTPFDMAVINNLDRYQLLLDVFERVPRLQPQLEQARARYWATMERHKLYLIEHGEDMPEVAQWRWTSPPRA, encoded by the coding sequence ATGAGTGATTTCCCCAGTGCCGAAGAGCTCGAAAGCCTGGACGCCTATTGGCGGGCGGCAAACTACCTCACCGTTGGCCAGATCTATCTGCAGGGTAATGCCTTGTTGACCAGGCCATTGACCTTGGCTGATGTCAAACCCCGGTTGCTGGGCCACTGGGGGACTTCGCCGGGGCTCAACCTGATATATACCCATCTGAACCGGTTGATTCGCCAGTACAGCCTCAATGTGCTGTTCGTCACGGGGCCTGGCCACGGCGGCCCCGCCCTGGTCGCTCAGGCGTACCTCGATGGTACCTACACCGAGCTCAACCCATCGGTCGAGCGCAACGCATTTGGCATGGCCCGGCTCTTTCAGCAGTTTTCCTGGCCTTATGGCATTGGCAGCCATGTCGGACCCCATGTGCCTGGCTCCATTCACGAAGGGGGCGAACTGGGCTATTCGCTGGCCCATGCGTATGGTGCTGCCCTGGACAATCCGCAACTGATCGTGGCGTGCGTCATTGGTGATGGTGAGGCCGAAACCGGGCCACTGGCTGCGAGCTGGCACTGCAACAAGTTCCTCAACCCCGCCCGCGACGGCGCGGTGCTGCCCATTTTGCATCTGAACGGTTACAAGATCGCCAACCCCAGCGTGCTGTCGATGATCAGCGAGGAGGAACTGACCAGCCTCATGTATGGCTACGGTTATGACCCCTATTTTGTCGAGGGTGAGGAGCCCATGGACGTCCATCGCGCGTTGGCCAGGACGCTGGAAGTCATCTACGAGAAGATCAGCCAGATCCAGCGCCTCGCGCGGCATGCCGAAGACCCGCAAGCGATCGACAGGCCATTGTGGCCGGTGCTCATTCTTCGTACCCCCAAAGGGTGGACGGGGCCCAGGTACGTGGATGGGCAACGCGTGGAGGGCACCTGGCGATCCCATCAACTGCCTTTGGCGGACCTTGGCAAACCGCCGCACTTGATGCAGCTGCAACAATGGCTGGAAAGTTACCGTCCCCATGAGCTTTTTGACGCGCAGGGCACATTGCTGCCTGAGCTGGCCGCGCTGACCCCGACTGGCCGGCGGCGCATGAGCGCGAACCCGCATGCCAACGGCGGTCTTTTGTTGCAGGCACTGGACCTGCCACATTACGCCGATTACTGCGTGCCGATGGCGGGCCCCGGTCAGGTGCGGGCGGAGGCGACCAGAGTGCTGGGCGGTTATGTGCGCGATGTCATGAAGAACAGCCTGGCGTCGCAGAATTTTCGCCTGTTCGGCCCTGACGAAACGGCGTCCAACCGCCTGGATGCAGTGTTCGAGGTTACCGACAAGGTGTGGCTGGATGCTCAGGCCAGCGATGATGGACACCTTTCGGCACAGGGGCGGGTCATGGAGATCCTCAGTGAGCATATCTGCGAAGGCTGGCTGGAGGGGTATCTGCTGACGGGCCGCCATGGCCTGTTTTCCTGCTACGAAGCCTTCATCCATATCGTCGATTCGATGATCAACCAACATGCCAAATGGCTCAAGACAGCGGCCGAGGTGCCGTGGCGCAAGCCGATTGCCTCGTTGAATATCCTCCTGACTTCGCATGTCTGGCGGCAGGACCATAATGGTTTTTCGCACCAGGACCCGGGTTTGCTCGACCTGCTGGCAAACAAGAAGGCCAATCTCGCGCGGATCTATCTGCCCCCTGACGCCAACTGCCTGTTGTCGGTGGCTGAGCATTGCCTGCGCAGTCGTGGGTACATCAATGTGATCGTTGCCGGTAAGCAGATGGAGTGGCAGTGGCTCGACAGCGAAGCGGCCGCCGTGCATTGCCAATCGGGTATCGGGCGCTGGGGCTGGGCCTGCCATGATGACGAGATACCCGAGGTGGTGCTTGCCTGCGCGGGCGATGTGCCGACACTTGAGGTGCTGGCGGCGGTTACGCTGCTGCAAGAGCATGCCCCAGACGTTCGCGTGAGGGTGGTGAATGTCGTTGACCTCATGGCCCTGCAATTGTCGCAACAGCATCCTCACGGGCTGTCCGACAGCGACTTCAATGGGCTGTTTACCGAAGATCGTCCGGTGATCTTTGCCTTCCACGGCTATCCGGCGTTGATCCACCGCCTGATCTACAAACGCGCCAACCCGCAACGGTTTCATGTGCGGGGTTTTCGCGAAGAGGGCGCAACCACCACGCCGTTCGACATGGCAGTCATCAACAACCTGGACCGCTACCAGCTGCTACTCGATGTGTTCGAGCGCGTGCCACGCTTGCAGCCCCAGCTCGAACAGGCCCGCGCCCGCTATTGGGCAACGATGGAGAGGCACAAGCTCTACCTCATCGAGCATGGCGAAGACATGCCTGAAGTTGCGCAATGGCGTTGGACTTCACCGCCACGTGCGTAA
- a CDS encoding CBS domain-containing protein, with translation MSIGKYCNRDVVTAPPGISIYAAARMMNQYHVGDLVLAEHVDRERCRPIGLITDRDLALRIIARNPPDQEDLQAVDVLPRPLITANQNEDLFDVILNMRRANIRRIPVVDDFGLLVGIATADDLVGLLSDHLHELSLLIRQQSRREEDLRGEDL, from the coding sequence ATGTCCATTGGCAAATACTGCAACCGGGACGTGGTCACCGCACCACCCGGTATCTCCATCTATGCCGCGGCGCGCATGATGAATCAGTACCATGTCGGCGATCTGGTGCTGGCCGAACATGTCGACCGCGAGCGTTGTCGGCCCATCGGCCTGATCACCGATCGCGACCTGGCGTTGCGCATCATCGCGCGCAACCCACCGGATCAGGAAGACCTCCAGGCAGTCGATGTGCTGCCCCGGCCTCTGATCACCGCCAACCAGAACGAGGACTTGTTCGATGTCATCCTCAACATGCGGCGCGCCAATATCCGACGCATTCCGGTGGTCGATGACTTCGGCCTGCTGGTCGGAATAGCCACGGCAGACGACCTGGTCGGGCTTCTGTCGGACCACCTGCATGAACTGTCACTGCTGATCCGTCAACAGAGCCGGCGGGAGGAAGACCTGCGCGGCGAAGACCTTTGA
- a CDS encoding Hsp20/alpha crystallin family protein codes for MSEVAKKVPVTPAAPQPAKASPPSVEPSELWRPFQQLRRQIDSLFEDFGRRPMRMPFGHTPFDVEPFWRRDLFTHGLPAMDISELAEEYRISAELPGVEDKDIEIKLANGNLVIRGEKQEEKDEKRKEYHLSERHYGSFERVFQLPREVDAEKINAQFNKGVLLVHLPKRAEAIHPEKVIPIKSGK; via the coding sequence ATGTCAGAAGTCGCCAAGAAAGTGCCTGTTACCCCCGCCGCCCCCCAGCCCGCCAAAGCTTCGCCGCCCAGCGTCGAGCCTTCAGAGCTGTGGCGGCCCTTCCAGCAATTGCGCCGTCAGATCGACAGCCTGTTCGAAGATTTTGGCCGGCGGCCGATGCGCATGCCGTTCGGCCACACCCCGTTCGATGTTGAACCTTTCTGGCGGCGTGACCTGTTCACCCACGGCCTGCCAGCCATGGACATCAGCGAGCTGGCCGAGGAGTACCGCATCAGCGCCGAGTTGCCCGGCGTGGAGGACAAGGACATCGAGATCAAGCTAGCCAATGGCAACCTGGTGATCCGTGGCGAGAAACAGGAGGAAAAGGACGAAAAACGCAAGGAATATCACCTGTCCGAGCGCCATTACGGCAGCTTCGAGCGGGTTTTCCAGTTGCCCCGTGAAGTTGACGCCGAGAAGATCAATGCCCAGTTCAACAAAGGCGTGCTGCTGGTGCACCTGCCCAAGCGCGCCGAAGCCATCCATCCGGAAAAGGTGATTCCGATCAAGAGCGGTAAATGA
- a CDS encoding helix-turn-helix domain-containing protein, with product MSGAAEMGARPHVKCLACSLSRLCLPASLSADEVDKLERIVRRNRPLKRGEYLFKANEPMEHVFALRSGVIKNFLLDTEGTERVSGFILPGEMLGLDAIGASHYRSYAMALEISLVCSIRLDQLVELSGKIPGLRYQLLHMLSLGIQDKDEHLRCCHGRADQRLAIFLLGMSARYQARGLRADVFNLPMSRGDIANYLDLTQETVSRLFSRFVHSGFLQCAGREVRLVDMQSLVNLTRVEEPI from the coding sequence ATGTCAGGCGCTGCGGAAATGGGGGCAAGGCCCCATGTGAAGTGCCTTGCGTGCTCGTTGAGCCGCCTTTGCCTGCCCGCCAGCCTCAGTGCTGACGAAGTGGACAAGCTGGAGCGAATCGTCCGCCGTAACCGCCCGTTGAAGAGGGGTGAGTACCTGTTCAAGGCCAATGAGCCCATGGAGCACGTATTTGCCCTGCGCTCCGGGGTCATCAAGAATTTTCTGCTCGATACCGAGGGCACCGAACGGGTGAGCGGCTTCATCCTGCCGGGGGAAATGCTGGGGCTGGACGCTATTGGTGCCAGTCATTACCGAAGCTATGCCATGGCCCTGGAAATCTCGCTGGTGTGCTCCATCAGGCTGGACCAGCTGGTGGAGCTGTCCGGCAAGATTCCGGGGCTGCGCTACCAGTTGCTGCACATGCTCAGCCTGGGGATCCAGGACAAGGACGAGCACCTGCGCTGCTGCCACGGGCGAGCCGACCAGCGGCTGGCGATCTTCCTGCTGGGCATGTCGGCGCGCTACCAGGCGCGAGGGTTGCGGGCGGATGTGTTCAATCTGCCGATGTCCCGTGGTGATATCGCCAACTACCTGGACCTCACGCAGGAAACGGTCAGCCGACTGTTCAGCCGCTTCGTCCATTCAGGTTTCCTGCAATGCGCCGGGCGTGAGGTCAGGCTCGTCGACATGCAAAGCCTGGTCAACCTGACCCGCGTGGAGGAGCCCATTTGA
- a CDS encoding universal stress protein, protein MEISSLLVIAADEDRYDPAIEHAVELAMAVGASVTLALHTAPDMQARQPDTQSLQKSLAKVFLDSGIHLEPEVRRIKPSAKALAKLARACDADLMIIQAQAIGCGSFGLELMRLAPCPVLFARERLQPGQAKLFVAAPASCEDLDDGAANAEVVEAARLISHARKAKMHLFSVYDQAALLRHTEHYSLAEIPSYETLASAFKHFAAQLGIPNVHHHLIVGSCALTLCAYANRCRYDTVVISSPHRAWQFATLEYLQNNLKCSLLVVHAKTRQQQLAIPESQALRDPLFLSV, encoded by the coding sequence ATGGAAATAAGTAGCTTGCTGGTCATTGCAGCCGACGAAGATCGATACGATCCGGCTATCGAACACGCGGTGGAGCTGGCGATGGCAGTCGGCGCCTCGGTGACCCTCGCCCTGCACACGGCGCCTGATATGCAGGCCAGGCAGCCAGATACCCAGAGCCTGCAGAAAAGCCTGGCCAAGGTCTTCCTCGACAGCGGTATCCACCTCGAGCCCGAGGTCAGGCGAATCAAGCCCTCGGCGAAAGCGCTGGCCAAACTGGCCAGGGCATGCGACGCCGACCTGATGATCATCCAGGCTCAAGCGATCGGGTGCGGCAGTTTCGGCCTCGAACTCATGCGGCTCGCACCCTGCCCCGTGTTGTTCGCACGGGAACGACTACAGCCTGGCCAAGCCAAGCTGTTTGTCGCGGCACCAGCCAGTTGCGAGGACCTGGACGACGGGGCCGCGAATGCCGAAGTCGTCGAAGCCGCAAGGCTCATAAGCCATGCGCGCAAAGCGAAGATGCATCTGTTTTCCGTTTATGATCAGGCTGCCTTGCTGCGTCACACCGAGCACTACAGCCTGGCGGAAATCCCCTCATATGAAACCCTTGCAAGCGCATTCAAACATTTCGCAGCGCAGTTGGGCATCCCCAACGTTCATCACCATCTGATCGTCGGGTCATGCGCGCTCACCCTCTGCGCTTACGCCAATCGCTGCAGGTATGACACTGTGGTGATCTCCAGCCCTCATCGCGCTTGGCAGTTTGCGACCCTGGAATACCTGCAGAATAACCTGAAATGCAGCTTGCTCGTAGTACACGCCAAGACGCGCCAGCAGCAGTTGGCCATTCCTGAGTCCCAGGCGTTGCGCGACCCGCTTTTTCTATCGGTTTGA
- a CDS encoding GNAT family N-acetyltransferase, producing the protein MAPAETSHVHTTPSFPKPSGEYWIEALDNGVHVLIRPLQAQDREREKAFIERLSPESRHFRFLCQLREPGEALLDQLMKVDQDRQAAYVALAHVDGELQEVGISRYATASGKDECECAVTVMDSWQHHGLGRLLLKHLTDHARAKGLRQMYSIDAAANQAMRDLAKAAGFTTAADPDDPSQVIHRLSLI; encoded by the coding sequence ATGGCGCCCGCCGAGACTTCCCATGTGCACACAACGCCTTCGTTTCCCAAACCTTCGGGTGAATACTGGATCGAAGCCCTTGATAACGGCGTTCACGTGTTGATCAGGCCCTTGCAGGCCCAGGACCGGGAACGCGAAAAAGCCTTCATCGAACGGCTGTCGCCCGAGTCGCGGCATTTCCGCTTCCTGTGCCAGCTCAGAGAGCCCGGTGAGGCCTTGCTCGACCAGTTGATGAAGGTCGATCAGGATCGCCAGGCGGCCTACGTCGCCCTCGCCCACGTGGATGGCGAATTGCAGGAAGTGGGCATTTCCCGCTACGCCACCGCCAGCGGCAAGGATGAGTGCGAATGCGCCGTCACCGTCATGGACAGCTGGCAGCACCATGGTTTGGGGCGCCTGCTGCTCAAGCACCTGACCGACCATGCCCGGGCCAAGGGCTTGCGGCAGATGTATTCGATCGACGCGGCAGCCAACCAGGCGATGCGCGATCTGGCCAAGGCGGCGGGGTTCACCACCGCCGCTGACCCGGATGACCCTAGCCAAGTCATTCACCGGCTCTCCCTGATCTGA
- a CDS encoding erythromycin esterase family protein, translating into MNGPSKKLMEKLYGKQYQVDIADIAPVLHQYAEPLPDLDTPAFAALFDRYADARVILLGEASHGSSEFYRARAAITRRLIEQHGFNIVAVEADWPDAGHVDQYVRGLAHSAWKRHIFSRFPTWMWRNSEVKAFAHWLHGHNRLLPTDHRVEFRGLDVYSLRNSIHEVLAYLDRVDPHLAHEARRRYGCLTPWQDDPALYGHFVERGGVMPCEQPVIQQLNVMLAEQLSGLVRNDEAFFNATQNARVIIAAEQYYRAIYRGSTASWNLRDRHMFDTLRALLEHRGPHAKAVVWAHNSHVGNAGATEMGWKGQFNIGQLCRSAFGHDAVLIGMATDRGQVAAADDWDGDMRIKEIRPSRSDSWEHQFRLAGVPACLSDWRDPQRKELRHVLSTALLERAIGVIYRPESERLSHYFEAVLAEQFDALLWFEQTQPVTALPLPKQQHLEPEDETYPFGV; encoded by the coding sequence ATGAACGGCCCTTCGAAGAAATTGATGGAAAAACTCTACGGCAAGCAGTATCAGGTCGACATTGCCGATATTGCTCCGGTGCTTCATCAATACGCCGAACCCTTGCCGGACCTGGATACACCGGCATTCGCAGCCCTGTTCGACCGCTACGCTGACGCGCGCGTCATCCTGCTGGGCGAGGCGAGCCACGGCAGCAGCGAGTTCTATCGCGCCCGAGCGGCGATCACTCGGCGCCTGATCGAACAGCATGGTTTCAACATCGTCGCCGTCGAGGCCGACTGGCCGGATGCCGGGCATGTCGATCAGTACGTTCGCGGCTTGGCCCATTCGGCGTGGAAACGCCATATTTTCAGCCGTTTTCCGACCTGGATGTGGCGCAATAGCGAAGTCAAAGCCTTCGCCCATTGGCTGCACGGCCACAACCGCCTGCTGCCCACCGACCATCGCGTGGAATTCCGCGGCCTGGATGTCTATAGCCTGCGCAACTCCATCCATGAAGTGCTGGCGTATCTGGACCGGGTCGATCCGCACCTGGCCCATGAAGCTCGCCGCCGCTACGGTTGCCTGACGCCTTGGCAGGACGACCCCGCGCTGTATGGGCACTTTGTCGAGCGCGGTGGCGTCATGCCTTGCGAGCAACCGGTGATCCAGCAGTTGAATGTCATGCTAGCCGAGCAACTGTCAGGGCTTGTCCGCAATGACGAAGCCTTCTTCAACGCAACGCAGAACGCCCGTGTCATCATCGCCGCGGAACAGTACTACCGCGCCATTTACCGAGGCTCGACGGCCTCCTGGAACCTGCGCGACCGGCACATGTTCGATACCTTGCGCGCGCTGCTGGAACACCGTGGGCCCCATGCCAAAGCGGTAGTCTGGGCACACAACTCCCATGTCGGCAATGCCGGTGCCACGGAAATGGGCTGGAAAGGCCAGTTCAACATCGGCCAGCTTTGCCGCAGCGCTTTCGGGCATGACGCGGTGCTGATCGGCATGGCCACCGACCGCGGCCAAGTGGCCGCCGCCGATGACTGGGACGGCGACATGCGGATCAAGGAAATCCGCCCTTCGCGAAGCGACAGCTGGGAGCACCAGTTCCGCCTCGCAGGCGTGCCAGCCTGCCTTAGCGACTGGCGCGATCCACAGCGCAAGGAGCTGCGCCATGTGTTGTCCACGGCGCTGCTCGAACGCGCCATCGGCGTTATCTATCGCCCCGAGAGCGAACGGCTAAGCCACTACTTCGAAGCGGTGCTGGCCGAGCAGTTCGATGCGCTGCTCTGGTTCGAGCAGACCCAGCCAGTGACTGCCCTGCCGTTGCCGAAACAACAGCATCTTGAGCCTGAGGACGAAACCTATCCATTTGGTGTATAA